In Halopelagius inordinatus, a single genomic region encodes these proteins:
- the pccA gene encoding propionyl-CoA carboxylase biotin carboxylase/biotin-carboxyl carrier subunit — translation MFSKVLVANRGEIAVRVMRACEELGVRTVAVYSDADKHGGHVRYADEAYNVGPARAADSYLDHEAVIDAARKAGADAIHPGYGFLAENAEFAREVEQTDIKWIGPSADAMERLGEKTKARALMQEADVPVVPGTTEPVASVEEVKDVAEEFGYPVAIKAEGGGGGRGLKVVRNEEEAEEQLETAKREGEAYFDNASVYVEKYLESPRHVEVQILADEHGNVRHLGERDCSLQRRHQKVIEEAPSPALDDDLRERIGEAARRGVREAKYYNAGTVEFLVEDGEFYFMEVNTRIQVEHTVTEQVTGLDVVKWQLRVAAGEELDFEQDDVEIEGHSIEFRINAEKADEEFAPVTGGSLETYDPPGGIGVRVDDALRQDDELVTDYDSMIAKLIVTASDREECLARSERALSEYDIEGIETIVPFHRLMLTDEAFLAGEHTTKYLDEELDRERIAQAVEKWGPEERSDGEDDEEVTEREFTVEVNGKRFEVSLEERGAPAIPTPSAANGGSATRSRPDEATSDDGGEVEIEGDGEQITAEMQGTILSVDVESGDEVAAGDVVCVLEAMKMENDVVAERGGTVSQVLVSEGESVDMGDPLVVLE, via the coding sequence ATGTTCAGTAAGGTTCTCGTTGCCAACCGAGGAGAGATAGCCGTCCGCGTGATGCGGGCCTGCGAGGAGTTGGGCGTCCGCACCGTCGCCGTCTACAGCGACGCCGACAAACACGGCGGACACGTCCGGTACGCCGACGAGGCCTACAACGTCGGCCCCGCACGTGCCGCGGACTCCTACCTCGACCACGAGGCGGTCATCGACGCGGCGCGGAAGGCCGGTGCGGACGCCATCCACCCGGGGTACGGCTTCCTCGCCGAGAACGCCGAGTTCGCCCGCGAAGTCGAACAGACGGACATCAAGTGGATCGGTCCCTCCGCCGACGCGATGGAACGCCTCGGCGAGAAGACGAAGGCGCGCGCCCTGATGCAGGAGGCCGACGTGCCAGTCGTCCCGGGAACGACCGAACCGGTAGCGTCCGTCGAAGAGGTCAAGGACGTGGCCGAGGAGTTCGGTTACCCCGTCGCCATCAAGGCGGAGGGCGGCGGCGGCGGCCGCGGTCTGAAGGTCGTCCGAAACGAGGAAGAGGCCGAAGAGCAGTTAGAGACCGCAAAACGCGAGGGTGAGGCGTACTTCGACAACGCCTCCGTCTACGTCGAGAAGTACCTCGAATCGCCGCGACACGTCGAGGTGCAGATTCTCGCGGACGAACACGGCAACGTCCGCCACCTCGGCGAACGCGACTGTTCGCTTCAGCGCCGCCACCAGAAGGTCATAGAGGAGGCACCGTCGCCCGCACTCGACGACGACCTGCGCGAACGCATCGGCGAGGCGGCGCGCCGCGGCGTCCGCGAGGCGAAATACTACAACGCCGGGACGGTGGAGTTCCTCGTCGAAGACGGGGAGTTCTACTTCATGGAGGTGAACACCAGAATTCAGGTCGAACACACGGTCACCGAACAGGTGACGGGTCTCGACGTGGTGAAGTGGCAACTGCGCGTCGCCGCGGGCGAGGAACTCGACTTCGAACAGGACGACGTGGAGATAGAGGGCCACTCCATCGAGTTCCGCATCAACGCCGAGAAGGCGGACGAGGAGTTCGCGCCCGTGACGGGCGGTTCGCTCGAAACGTACGACCCGCCGGGCGGCATCGGCGTCCGCGTCGACGACGCTCTCCGGCAGGACGACGAACTCGTGACGGATTACGACTCGATGATAGCGAAACTCATCGTCACCGCCTCGGACCGCGAGGAGTGTCTCGCCCGGTCCGAACGCGCCCTCTCGGAGTACGACATCGAGGGCATCGAGACCATCGTCCCGTTCCACCGCCTCATGCTCACGGACGAGGCGTTCCTCGCGGGCGAACACACGACGAAGTATCTCGACGAGGAGTTAGACAGAGAACGAATCGCCCAAGCCGTCGAGAAGTGGGGTCCCGAAGAGCGAAGCGACGGCGAAGACGACGAAGAGGTGACCGAACGCGAGTTCACCGTCGAGGTCAACGGCAAGCGCTTCGAGGTGAGCCTCGAAGAACGCGGCGCGCCGGCCATCCCGACGCCGAGTGCCGCAAACGGCGGGTCGGCCACGCGTTCGCGCCCCGACGAGGCAACGAGCGACGACGGCGGCGAAGTCGAAATCGAGGGCGACGGCGAGCAGATTACCGCGGAGATGCAAGGGACCATCCTCTCCGTGGACGTCGAGAGCGGAGACGAAGTCGCCGCGGGCGACGTCGTCTGCGTGTTGGAGGCGATGAAGATGGAAAACGACGTCGTGGCCGAACGCGGCGGCACCGTCTCGCAGGTTCTCGTCTCGGAGGGCGAGAGCGTCGATATGGGCGACCCGCTCGTCGTCCTCGAATAG
- a CDS encoding maltose acetyltransferase domain-containing protein has translation MPSEKEKMLAGEMYDPTDETLVAERRAARRLTERYNATGIDDGAERERILRDLFGAVGENPTVEPTLKCDYGDNISVGDDFYANFDCVFLDVCPVEFGDDCMLAPGVHVYTATHPLDAEERTAGREYGKPVTVGDRVWFGGRAVVNPGVTVGDDAVVASGAVVTEDVPDNVVVRGNPAKVVKELD, from the coding sequence ATGCCTTCGGAAAAAGAGAAGATGCTCGCGGGCGAGATGTACGACCCGACGGACGAGACGCTCGTGGCGGAACGGCGCGCGGCCCGCCGCCTGACCGAACGCTACAACGCGACGGGAATCGACGACGGGGCCGAACGCGAACGGATACTCAGAGACCTGTTCGGGGCGGTGGGCGAGAACCCCACCGTCGAACCGACGCTGAAGTGCGACTACGGCGACAATATCTCCGTCGGCGACGACTTCTACGCGAACTTCGACTGCGTCTTCCTCGACGTCTGTCCCGTCGAGTTCGGCGACGACTGCATGCTCGCGCCGGGCGTCCACGTCTACACCGCGACGCATCCGCTCGACGCCGAGGAACGAACCGCCGGGCGGGAGTACGGGAAACCGGTCACCGTCGGCGACAGAGTGTGGTTCGGCGGGCGGGCGGTGGTGAATCCGGGCGTGACCGTCGGCGACGACGCGGTGGTGGCCTCCGGTGCGGTGGTAACAGAAGACGTACCCGACAACGTCGTCGTGCGGGGCAACCCCGCGAAAGTGGTGAAAGAGTTAGACTGA
- a CDS encoding biotin--[acetyl-CoA-carboxylase] ligase produces MNDTRRALLSALSDGPVAGPELAERLGVSRAAVWKQVESLREDGFGVESGDDGYRVTDVPEYGESAVAFGLDAPFEVEYHDSLGSTNDRGRELAVAGASNVAVVANEQTGGRGRLEREWTAPSGGVWVSLLVRPDQPPAHVPAFTLAAAVATTRAAREAGVDAHIKWPNDVLVGDVDDEDAGETAGRGGRKLAGVLTEMEGEADRVSWVVVGIGVNANVDAADLPPGATSIRAEAGDVSRRAFVQRLIEEFHALSEDTEAVLPAWREYSSTLGRRVRVETPGGTVEGEAIDVRFPGALVVRTDDGETVVHAGDCEHLRST; encoded by the coding sequence ATGAACGACACGCGACGCGCTCTCCTCTCTGCGCTGTCGGACGGACCGGTCGCCGGGCCGGAACTCGCGGAGCGACTCGGCGTCTCCCGTGCGGCGGTGTGGAAACAGGTCGAATCACTCCGCGAGGACGGGTTCGGCGTCGAGAGCGGAGACGACGGCTACCGCGTGACCGACGTCCCGGAGTACGGCGAGTCGGCCGTCGCGTTCGGCCTCGACGCGCCGTTCGAGGTGGAGTACCACGACTCGCTCGGAAGCACCAACGACCGGGGGCGGGAACTCGCCGTCGCCGGCGCGTCGAACGTCGCCGTCGTCGCGAACGAACAGACCGGCGGCCGGGGCCGCCTCGAACGCGAGTGGACCGCACCTTCGGGCGGCGTCTGGGTGAGCCTCCTCGTTCGTCCGGACCAACCGCCCGCGCACGTCCCGGCGTTCACGCTGGCGGCGGCGGTGGCGACGACGCGCGCGGCACGCGAGGCGGGGGTTGACGCGCACATCAAGTGGCCGAACGACGTGCTCGTCGGAGACGTAGACGACGAGGACGCGGGGGAAACGGCGGGTCGCGGCGGGCGGAAACTCGCCGGGGTCCTCACCGAGATGGAGGGGGAGGCGGACCGAGTCTCCTGGGTCGTCGTCGGCATCGGCGTCAACGCGAACGTCGACGCCGCGGACCTCCCGCCGGGCGCGACGAGCATCCGTGCGGAGGCCGGCGACGTCTCTCGGCGCGCGTTCGTCCAGCGTCTGATCGAGGAGTTTCACGCGCTTTCCGAGGACACGGAGGCCGTCCTCCCGGCGTGGCGCGAGTACAGTTCGACGCTCGGACGGCGAGTGCGCGTCGAGACGCCCGGCGGAACGGTGGAGGGTGAGGCGATAGACGTGCGGTTCCCCGGCGCGTTGGTCGTCCGGACCGACGACGGCGAGACGGTCGTCCACGCGGGCGACTGCGAGCATCTCCGCTCGACGTAG
- a CDS encoding universal stress protein produces the protein MVMYDRILVPTDGSEGSERVVEHAVRLADVHGATVHALYVVNSGSFAGLPMESSWEGLDEMLRADAEEAVAEVRRIATDADIPAETKIIDGSPSREIVEYAEREGCDLVVMGTHGRGGLDRLLLGSVAEKVIRASNVPVLTVRVGADVGDGEETGRAASRAEEEGVEGERESGSGVEAD, from the coding sequence ATGGTGATGTACGACCGGATACTCGTTCCGACGGACGGTTCGGAGGGGTCAGAACGGGTCGTCGAACACGCGGTTCGTCTCGCGGACGTTCACGGGGCGACCGTCCACGCGCTCTACGTCGTAAACAGCGGAAGTTTCGCCGGGCTTCCGATGGAGTCGTCGTGGGAGGGGTTAGACGAGATGCTCCGCGCCGACGCGGAGGAGGCAGTCGCGGAGGTGAGACGTATCGCCACCGACGCGGACATCCCCGCCGAGACGAAAATCATAGACGGCTCTCCGAGTCGCGAGATAGTCGAGTACGCCGAACGGGAGGGCTGTGACCTCGTCGTGATGGGGACGCACGGCCGCGGCGGACTCGACAGGCTACTGCTCGGAAGCGTCGCGGAGAAGGTCATCCGCGCCTCGAACGTCCCCGTCCTCACCGTCAGAGTCGGCGCGGACGTCGGCGACGGCGAGGAGACGGGGCGGGCGGCGAGTCGCGCGGAGGAGGAGGGCGTCGAGGGCGAACGCGAATCGGGGTCCGGCGTCGAAGCCGACTGA
- a CDS encoding amidohydrolase family protein has protein sequence MIVEGTVLRGRALEPVEGRVVVEDGRITAVEEADVDSDDIVLPAFVNAHTHIGDSIAKEAGAGLSLDELVAPPDGLKHRLLREASREEKIEAMRRSLRFMESSGTATCVEFREGGVEGVELIREATAGLDIDPVVLGRETVDAMRDADGFGASGARDGDFDRARNATREEGKLFGIHAGERDSHDIDPALDLAPDFLVHVVHPEPVHLDRIEDGGVPVVVCPRSNLVTGVGVPPMRELADRTTVALGTDNVMLNSPSMFREMEFAAKLGDVSAREVLQMATVNGADVAGLDYGCVEPGREAKLLVLDGDSDNLAGARDVVRAVVRRAGVDDVKDVLL, from the coding sequence ATGATAGTCGAGGGGACCGTTCTCCGCGGACGGGCGCTCGAACCGGTGGAGGGCCGCGTCGTCGTCGAAGACGGCCGAATAACCGCCGTCGAAGAGGCGGACGTCGACTCGGACGACATCGTCCTTCCCGCGTTCGTCAACGCGCACACGCACATCGGCGACTCGATAGCCAAGGAGGCCGGTGCGGGACTCTCCTTGGACGAACTGGTCGCGCCGCCGGACGGCCTGAAACACCGTCTCCTGCGAGAGGCGAGTCGCGAGGAGAAAATCGAGGCGATGCGCCGGTCGCTTCGGTTCATGGAGTCGTCGGGGACGGCGACGTGCGTCGAGTTCCGCGAGGGCGGCGTCGAGGGCGTCGAACTCATCCGCGAGGCGACGGCCGGACTCGACATCGACCCGGTCGTGTTGGGCCGCGAAACCGTCGACGCGATGCGGGACGCCGACGGGTTCGGCGCGTCGGGCGCGCGAGACGGCGACTTCGACCGGGCGCGGAACGCGACGCGCGAGGAGGGCAAACTGTTCGGCATCCACGCGGGGGAACGCGACTCACACGACATCGACCCCGCACTGGATTTGGCGCCGGACTTCCTCGTCCACGTGGTCCACCCGGAACCCGTCCACCTCGACCGCATCGAGGACGGCGGGGTGCCCGTCGTCGTCTGCCCGCGGTCGAACCTCGTCACCGGCGTGGGCGTCCCGCCGATGCGGGAGTTGGCGGACCGAACCACCGTCGCCCTCGGGACGGACAACGTCATGTTGAACTCGCCGTCGATGTTCCGCGAGATGGAGTTCGCCGCGAAACTCGGCGACGTGTCGGCGCGGGAAGTCCTGCAGATGGCGACGGTAAACGGCGCGGACGTCGCCGGACTCGACTACGGATGCGTCGAACCCGGCCGGGAGGCGAAACTCCTCGTGTTGGACGGCGACTCCGACAACCTCGCGGGGGCGCGGGACGTCGTCCGCGCCGTCGTCCGCCGTGCGGGCGTCGACGACGTGAAAGACGTGCTTCTGTAG
- a CDS encoding HD domain-containing protein — MTTIKDSVHDHIEVVGVAEDLLDTEEVQRLRHIRQLGTVQLVYPSANHTRFEHSLGVYHLASRALDHLGIDGIRGERIRAAALLHDVGHGPYSHNVESVTHRHTGKYHDDVEELLAAGEVGEVLRANGLDPSRVAELVAGGGKYGQLVSGELDVDRMDYLVRDAHHTGVPYGTIDHERLIRELTFVDDELVLDEGNVQTAESLLLARALMNPTVYQHHVARISKAMLRRAAERLLDQPDLTAAELRRMDDTDLIASLRTTPETEAFARRLDCRDLFKRAVWAEMGDVPDHVVDADHEEVDELERRIADRAGVERGSVIVDVPGRPSMTESTTRVMVGGEMRRLGKQSPLVSALRTAQRQQWRLGVYAPGEETDAVGRAAASVLELDADGALVSDVRHGVTATLDEFSE; from the coding sequence ATGACGACCATCAAGGACAGCGTCCACGACCACATCGAAGTCGTGGGCGTCGCGGAGGACCTGTTGGACACCGAGGAGGTCCAGCGACTCCGCCACATCAGGCAGTTGGGGACGGTGCAGTTGGTGTACCCCTCCGCGAACCACACGCGCTTCGAGCACTCGTTGGGCGTCTACCACCTCGCCTCTCGCGCCCTCGACCACCTCGGCATCGACGGTATCAGAGGCGAACGAATCCGCGCGGCGGCCCTCCTTCACGACGTGGGACACGGCCCGTACAGTCACAACGTCGAGTCGGTCACGCACCGCCACACCGGCAAGTACCACGACGACGTCGAGGAACTCCTCGCCGCGGGCGAGGTGGGGGAGGTACTCCGCGCCAACGGCCTCGATCCCTCGCGCGTCGCGGAACTCGTCGCGGGCGGCGGGAAGTACGGCCAACTCGTCTCGGGCGAACTCGACGTCGACCGGATGGACTACCTCGTCCGCGACGCCCACCACACGGGCGTCCCGTACGGCACTATCGACCACGAACGACTGATTCGGGAACTCACCTTCGTCGACGACGAACTCGTCTTAGACGAGGGAAACGTCCAGACGGCGGAGAGCCTCTTGCTGGCGCGCGCCCTGATGAATCCGACCGTCTACCAACACCACGTCGCCCGCATCTCGAAGGCGATGCTGCGCCGCGCGGCGGAACGACTGCTCGACCAACCCGACCTGACGGCGGCGGAACTCCGGCGGATGGACGACACGGACCTCATCGCGTCGCTCCGCACGACGCCCGAGACGGAGGCGTTCGCCCGCAGACTCGACTGCCGCGACCTGTTCAAGCGCGCGGTGTGGGCCGAGATGGGGGACGTCCCGGACCACGTCGTGGACGCGGACCACGAGGAGGTAGACGAACTCGAACGCCGAATCGCGGACCGGGCGGGCGTCGAACGGGGGTCCGTCATCGTGGACGTTCCCGGCCGCCCGTCGATGACCGAGTCGACGACGCGGGTGATGGTGGGCGGGGAGATGCGACGCCTCGGCAAGCAGTCGCCTCTCGTCTCCGCGTTGCGGACCGCCCAACGACAGCAGTGGCGACTCGGCGTCTACGCCCCCGGCGAGGAGACGGACGCCGTCGGACGGGCGGCGGCGTCCGTGCTCGAACTCGACGCGGACGGCGCACTCGTCTCCGACGTTCGACACGGCGTCACCGCGACACTCGACGAGTTCTCGGAGTGA
- the cofD gene encoding 2-phospho-L-lactate transferase gives MTTFLAGGTGTPKLLDGAPGVFDPSETTVVANTGDDVELGGHLVCPDVDTVLFHGGGVLDTDRWWGIDGDTTETDGELHRLAAAAGVESGPRYLSDEAQTAGRTIARWRRFSGVAEFMEIGDRDRAVHITRTSLLDEGRTLTEVTRTLAEAFGLEIDLLPMSDDPVATIVHTDEGEMHFQEYWVHRRADPAVEGVEFRGADEATETEAVLDALSDPVVVGPSNPVTSIGPMLSLPDFEAKLRETPVVAVSPFVEDEVFSGPAAELMRGVGYEASTAGVAEAYPFADAFVVDDEDGTELDRPVVRTDTRIDGAEDAARVCRAVREALEVVT, from the coding sequence ATGACTACCTTTCTCGCCGGGGGGACGGGGACGCCGAAGTTGCTCGACGGCGCACCCGGCGTCTTCGACCCCTCCGAGACGACAGTCGTCGCCAACACGGGCGACGACGTGGAACTCGGCGGGCACCTCGTCTGTCCGGACGTGGACACGGTGTTGTTCCACGGCGGCGGCGTCCTCGACACCGACCGGTGGTGGGGTATCGACGGCGACACGACTGAAACCGACGGCGAACTGCACCGACTCGCCGCGGCCGCGGGGGTAGAGAGCGGCCCGCGATATCTCTCCGACGAGGCCCAGACCGCCGGTCGGACCATCGCGCGGTGGCGACGGTTCTCCGGCGTCGCGGAGTTCATGGAGATAGGCGACAGGGACCGGGCCGTCCACATCACCCGAACCTCTCTGCTCGACGAGGGCCGCACACTCACCGAGGTGACGCGGACGCTGGCCGAGGCGTTCGGTCTCGAAATCGACCTCCTCCCCATGAGCGACGACCCCGTGGCGACCATCGTCCACACCGACGAGGGCGAGATGCACTTTCAGGAGTACTGGGTCCACCGCCGCGCAGACCCGGCGGTGGAAGGCGTCGAGTTCCGCGGCGCGGACGAGGCGACGGAGACGGAGGCGGTACTCGACGCGCTTTCGGACCCCGTCGTCGTCGGCCCGTCGAACCCCGTCACCAGCATCGGACCGATGCTCTCGCTTCCGGACTTCGAGGCGAAACTCCGCGAGACGCCCGTCGTCGCCGTCTCGCCGTTCGTCGAAGACGAGGTGTTCTCCGGCCCGGCGGCGGAGTTGATGCGCGGCGTCGGGTACGAGGCGTCCACGGCGGGCGTCGCGGAGGCGTACCCCTTCGCGGACGCGTTCGTCGTAGACGACGAGGACGGCACCGAACTCGACCGACCGGTCGTTCGGACGGACACGCGAATCGACGGGGCCGAGGACGCCGCGCGCGTCTGCCGGGCCGTCCGCGAGGCGTTGGAGGTGGTGACGTAG
- a CDS encoding tRNA-dihydrouridine synthase, whose translation MFEPRVALASLSGESDAEWARAGADDAGAAFLGGIALDGDSRAAARELVERDRAEFLPEDPLAFVAAELDSLADAPVRPAVNVRSTTLAPVREAARLCADRDAILEVNAHCRQAELCAVGCGESLLRDTERLGEYVAAAAEEGADVSVKVRTEVEGVDLVETARAVESAGAEAVHVDAMDSEPVVRDVVEAVPDLFVIANNEVRDRESVREYLDYGADAVSVGRPSADPRVLRRVRDAVEEWFAESAGSEESNADEVSR comes from the coding sequence GTGTTCGAACCGCGCGTCGCCCTCGCGAGTCTGAGCGGCGAGTCCGACGCCGAGTGGGCGCGCGCCGGTGCCGACGACGCGGGCGCGGCGTTCCTCGGCGGCATCGCCCTCGACGGGGACTCCCGCGCCGCCGCCCGGGAACTGGTCGAACGCGACAGAGCGGAGTTTCTCCCCGAAGACCCCCTCGCGTTCGTCGCCGCCGAACTCGACTCACTCGCGGACGCGCCCGTCCGACCGGCGGTGAACGTCCGAAGCACGACGCTCGCCCCCGTCAGAGAGGCGGCGCGACTCTGCGCCGACCGAGACGCGATTCTCGAAGTCAACGCCCACTGCAGGCAGGCGGAACTCTGCGCCGTCGGATGCGGCGAGAGTCTCTTGAGAGACACCGAGAGACTCGGCGAGTACGTCGCCGCCGCCGCCGAGGAGGGAGCCGACGTGAGCGTGAAAGTCCGCACGGAAGTCGAGGGCGTCGATCTCGTCGAGACGGCGCGCGCAGTCGAGTCGGCGGGTGCCGAGGCCGTCCACGTCGACGCGATGGACTCCGAACCGGTCGTTCGAGACGTGGTGGAGGCCGTCCCCGACCTATTCGTGATAGCGAACAACGAGGTGCGGGACCGAGAGAGCGTCCGGGAGTATCTCGACTACGGCGCGGACGCGGTGAGCGTCGGCCGACCGAGCGCCGACCCGCGCGTCCTGCGACGCGTCCGCGACGCCGTCGAAGAGTGGTTCGCGGAGTCCGCCGGGTCCGAGGAGTCGAACGCGGACGAGGTGTCGAGATGA
- a CDS encoding triphosphoribosyl-dephospho-CoA synthase, whose amino-acid sequence MTAPGDRTPAENAQLALLLDVAGTPKPGNVDRERDLGDLRFEHFLAGAVGSGEGLRRAASGAPVGVAFERAVAGMSRQRGGNTQFGCLLLLVPLVRAAADGSLSPSGATAVAEATTVADAVDFYRAFEHVDVAVEDPPEDATDLDVRRGGDAAPTLRSRGLTLFDVMDLSEEDGNAREWTGGFARTFDAAASMLDDDGPAPDRVARAFVELLADEEDTLVRTNHGPEVAAEARRRAAEAQGDQEAVAELAAEFVAEGINPGTTADIACAATFVALERGMPV is encoded by the coding sequence ATGACCGCCCCGGGCGACCGAACGCCCGCCGAGAACGCCCAACTGGCGCTTCTCCTCGACGTTGCCGGGACGCCGAAGCCCGGCAACGTGGACCGCGAACGCGATTTAGGCGACCTCAGGTTCGAGCACTTCCTCGCGGGTGCGGTGGGGTCCGGCGAGGGCCTCCGCCGGGCGGCGTCGGGCGCGCCGGTCGGTGTCGCCTTCGAACGCGCGGTGGCCGGGATGAGTCGGCAACGCGGCGGGAACACCCAGTTCGGCTGTCTCCTCCTCCTCGTTCCCCTCGTCCGCGCCGCGGCCGACGGGTCGCTCTCGCCGTCGGGCGCGACGGCGGTGGCGGAGGCGACGACAGTCGCGGACGCGGTGGACTTCTACCGCGCGTTCGAACACGTCGACGTGGCCGTCGAGGACCCCCCGGAGGACGCGACCGACCTCGACGTCCGCCGCGGCGGCGACGCGGCGCCGACGCTCAGGTCCCGGGGACTCACGCTGTTCGACGTGATGGACCTCTCGGAGGAAGACGGCAACGCCCGCGAGTGGACGGGCGGGTTCGCGCGAACGTTCGACGCCGCCGCGTCGATGCTCGACGACGACGGCCCCGCGCCCGACAGGGTGGCGCGGGCGTTCGTGGAGTTGCTGGCCGACGAGGAAGACACGCTCGTGCGGACGAACCACGGCCCCGAAGTGGCCGCGGAGGCGCGCCGCCGGGCGGCCGAGGCGCAGGGGGACCAAGAGGCGGTGGCCGAACTCGCCGCGGAGTTCGTCGCCGAGGGAATCAACCCCGGAACGACCGCAGACATCGCCTGCGCGGCGACGTTCGTCGCCCTCGAACGGGGGATGCCGGTGTGA
- a CDS encoding DUF447 domain-containing protein: MRGDRNGSEDDERTPEGWPVELRGVTESVVTTLGPNDLWNAAALGLHAPDGGENDGDAEDAVTATTWGNTRTRRNFHRRGGGVVQFVSDPRTFVDAAMTITEAESPVVDGAHAWVEVETERIDEGESGGTRWEEWELRPVESEIRSETVPTINRGFAAVVEATVAASRLDVPAYDTEELLSRLRYLAEVVETCGGAPEREAFATVDEVSGWRGRLDGVGDGDPCDENP, encoded by the coding sequence GTGAGAGGCGACCGAAACGGGTCGGAGGACGACGAGAGGACTCCAGAGGGGTGGCCGGTCGAACTCCGAGGGGTCACGGAGTCCGTGGTGACGACGCTCGGACCGAACGACCTGTGGAACGCCGCGGCCCTCGGACTGCACGCGCCCGACGGCGGCGAGAACGATGGAGACGCCGAGGACGCGGTCACTGCGACGACGTGGGGGAACACTCGGACGCGCCGGAACTTCCACCGGCGGGGCGGCGGCGTCGTGCAGTTCGTCTCGGACCCGCGGACGTTCGTAGACGCCGCGATGACGATAACGGAGGCGGAGTCGCCCGTCGTGGACGGCGCTCACGCGTGGGTCGAAGTCGAGACAGAGCGCATCGACGAGGGCGAATCCGGCGGGACGCGGTGGGAAGAGTGGGAACTCCGTCCCGTCGAGTCCGAAATCCGCTCGGAGACGGTGCCGACGATAAACCGCGGGTTCGCCGCCGTCGTGGAGGCGACGGTGGCCGCGTCGCGCCTCGACGTGCCCGCGTACGACACCGAAGAACTCCTCTCTCGACTTCGGTATCTCGCGGAGGTGGTCGAAACGTGCGGCGGCGCGCCGGAACGAGAGGCGTTCGCTACCGTCGACGAGGTGTCGGGGTGGCGCGGCCGTCTCGACGGCGTCGGAGACGGCGACCCGTGCGACGAGAACCCGTGA
- a CDS encoding 30S ribosomal protein S17e, with translation MAIKPKYVKQLGNVLLEEYPQAFNTDFETNKDSVDKLTNVDSKGVRNRIAGYITRKKGAPQQAA, from the coding sequence ATGGCAATCAAGCCCAAGTACGTAAAGCAGCTCGGCAACGTGCTGTTGGAGGAGTATCCGCAGGCGTTCAACACCGACTTCGAGACGAACAAAGACAGCGTCGACAAACTGACAAACGTGGACTCGAAGGGCGTCCGCAACCGAATCGCGGGCTACATCACGCGGAAGAAGGGCGCTCCGCAGCAAGCGGCGTAA
- a CDS encoding glycerophosphodiester phosphodiesterase — MNIIAHRGYAALYPENTVAAVRAASAGTAGDGRVPPADLIEIDVRRCATGEIVVYHDEGLEKLTGYEGLVAETPLSTLRTLTILDSEESIPLLEEVLDAADPETPLVVELKHAGMAREVAAACEAAENDAVLSSFFEGVLRECASVSALPRALVFDSDWDASLSTARELGCNYVNAEYHLLLGHEERISAAQDAGFEVNAWHVTDADAASRLRRHGIDGIVVDDPTGLDL, encoded by the coding sequence GTGAATATCATCGCGCATCGGGGATACGCCGCGCTCTATCCCGAGAACACCGTCGCCGCCGTCCGCGCGGCGTCCGCGGGTACCGCGGGCGACGGGCGGGTTCCGCCCGCCGACCTGATAGAAATCGACGTTCGGCGCTGCGCGACGGGCGAAATCGTCGTCTACCACGACGAGGGACTGGAGAAACTCACCGGCTACGAGGGGCTCGTCGCCGAGACGCCGCTCTCGACGCTCCGGACCCTGACGATACTGGACTCCGAGGAGTCGATTCCGCTCCTCGAAGAGGTGTTGGACGCCGCGGACCCCGAGACGCCGCTCGTCGTCGAACTCAAACACGCGGGGATGGCGCGGGAGGTGGCCGCCGCCTGCGAGGCGGCCGAAAACGACGCGGTTCTCTCTTCGTTCTTCGAGGGCGTGCTTCGGGAGTGCGCGTCGGTCTCTGCGCTCCCGCGCGCGCTCGTCTTCGATAGCGACTGGGACGCGTCGCTCTCGACGGCGAGAGAGTTGGGATGCAACTACGTCAACGCCGAGTACCACCTCCTTCTCGGTCACGAAGAGCGAATCAGCGCCGCGCAGGACGCCGGGTTCGAGGTGAACGCGTGGCACGTCACCGACGCCGACGCGGCGTCGCGACTCCGACGGCACGGAATCGACGGCATCGTGGTGGACGACCCGACCGGACTCGACCTGTAG